A DNA window from Acidobacteriota bacterium contains the following coding sequences:
- a CDS encoding aspartate kinase: MIVMKFGGTSVEDAPSIERVAEIIRARLSLKPIVVVSAMGKTTRKLLQAAEASASGDNRTTLGIVADLKTRHMSEARRLVKSSDGREVFSLIDKHFDELKKLLEGLAILGEVPPRGLDKILAYGELLSSAVLTDALSERGIPARLFDARELIKTDDRYGSASPLFEDTNKRIRATIGQVVEEGAVPVIQGFIGSSRDGATTTLGFEGSDYTATIIGAALDAEDIQIWKDVAGLMTADPAIFSGARTVKSCSFAEAADLTYFGAKVLHPKAIHPAARKNIPVHIYNSKQPEAVGTTITSDAVQCANPIKSIAYKRPVTIIDATASASADGSRFISAHNLLSAFLDVLAKRRIEPLISSVSASNVVVAIDSRDLRHGGRDLIEAIADYGAAIAEPNRAIVSLVGDGLRSDPQLVSRVFKAIDEIELGVILKGSSPLTMSFVVAEADVETVIARLHEEFFRQLDPRVFA; the protein is encoded by the coding sequence ATGATAGTAATGAAATTCGGCGGCACCTCGGTTGAAGACGCGCCTTCAATCGAGCGCGTGGCTGAGATCATTCGCGCGCGGCTCAGCCTCAAACCCATCGTCGTTGTATCGGCGATGGGGAAGACCACCCGCAAGCTGCTTCAGGCTGCGGAAGCTTCCGCCAGCGGCGACAATCGAACAACCCTCGGTATCGTCGCCGATCTGAAGACTCGTCATATGAGCGAAGCTCGCCGGCTCGTGAAAAGCTCGGACGGCCGCGAAGTCTTCTCGCTCATCGACAAACACTTCGACGAGTTGAAGAAATTGCTCGAGGGCCTCGCGATACTCGGCGAAGTGCCGCCGCGCGGGCTCGACAAGATACTTGCTTATGGCGAACTGCTCTCGTCGGCGGTGTTGACCGATGCGCTTTCGGAGAGAGGCATTCCAGCGCGCTTATTCGATGCGCGTGAGCTGATCAAGACCGATGATCGTTACGGTTCGGCGTCGCCGCTGTTCGAAGACACCAACAAGAGGATTCGCGCAACGATCGGACAGGTTGTCGAAGAGGGCGCGGTGCCTGTCATACAAGGCTTCATCGGTTCATCGCGCGATGGAGCTACGACAACGCTCGGATTCGAGGGATCGGACTACACCGCTACGATAATTGGCGCGGCACTCGATGCAGAAGACATTCAGATCTGGAAAGACGTTGCAGGGCTGATGACCGCGGACCCGGCGATCTTCTCCGGCGCGCGAACGGTCAAAAGTTGTTCTTTCGCGGAAGCGGCCGACCTGACTTACTTCGGCGCAAAGGTGCTTCACCCCAAGGCCATTCATCCGGCCGCCAGAAAAAACATTCCCGTTCACATCTACAACTCGAAGCAGCCGGAAGCGGTTGGCACGACGATCACATCGGACGCGGTGCAGTGCGCGAACCCGATCAAGTCCATAGCATACAAACGCCCGGTGACCATCATTGACGCGACCGCGTCGGCGAGCGCGGACGGGTCGCGCTTCATTTCGGCGCACAATCTGCTGAGCGCGTTTCTCGACGTTCTTGCGAAGCGCCGTATCGAGCCGCTGATCAGTTCAGTCTCAGCCTCGAATGTCGTGGTTGCAATTGATTCTAGAGATCTTCGCCACGGCGGCCGCGACTTGATAGAAGCGATTGCGGACTACGGCGCCGCGATAGCCGAGCCCAATCGCGCAATCGTTTCGCTGGTTGGCGACGGGCTTCGAAGCGACCCGCAGCTTGTCAGCCGGGTGTTCAAAGCAATTGACGAGATTGAGTTGGGAGTGATCTTGAAGGGGTCGTCTCCTCTCACGATGAGCTTCGTCGTCGCCGAAGCGGACGTCGAAACGGTGATTGCCAGGCTGCACGAGGAGTTTTTCCGCCAGCTTGACCCTCGGGTCTTCGCATGA
- the asd gene encoding aspartate-semialdehyde dehydrogenase yields the protein MAERIPVGVLGATGAVGQKFVTLLENHPWFELTELAASDRSAGKSYKDATVWRQYKPIPERLKDRTVKPCDPALDCRVVFSGLDSSVAGEVEESFARAGHLVLSNSKNHRMDEDVPLLIPEVNPDHLDLIKVQRELRGWSGAIVTNPNCSTIGLVMALAPIHRAFGVKRVIVATMQALSGAGYPGHSAIDMLGNVIPFISGEEDKVETEPLKIMGALDGDRIRFADCRISAHTNRVFVEDGHMECVSLELDKKATPDDVADVLARFSSLPQELKLPSAPERPVIVTDEKDRPQPRFDRDAGNGMSAVVGRIRECPVFDIRLVVLSHNTIRGAAGAAILNAELMKAKGLLE from the coding sequence ATGGCGGAGAGGATTCCAGTCGGAGTACTGGGCGCGACAGGCGCCGTCGGACAGAAGTTCGTTACTCTGCTTGAGAACCACCCCTGGTTCGAGTTAACCGAGCTTGCCGCGTCGGATCGCTCCGCGGGCAAGAGCTACAAAGACGCAACCGTCTGGCGGCAATACAAGCCGATTCCTGAGCGCTTGAAAGACCGAACCGTAAAGCCCTGTGACCCGGCACTCGATTGCCGCGTGGTTTTCTCAGGACTGGACTCTTCAGTCGCCGGCGAAGTAGAAGAGAGCTTCGCGCGAGCGGGCCACCTCGTTCTGAGCAATTCCAAGAACCATCGCATGGATGAGGACGTCCCGCTGCTGATTCCCGAGGTCAACCCGGATCACCTGGATCTGATTAAAGTCCAGCGCGAACTTCGCGGCTGGTCCGGCGCTATCGTGACGAATCCGAACTGCTCGACAATCGGGCTGGTGATGGCGCTTGCTCCAATTCATCGCGCCTTCGGTGTGAAGCGAGTGATCGTCGCAACTATGCAAGCTCTATCAGGCGCAGGCTACCCCGGGCATTCGGCGATTGATATGCTCGGCAATGTGATTCCGTTCATCAGCGGCGAAGAAGATAAAGTCGAGACGGAGCCACTCAAGATAATGGGCGCGCTCGACGGCGACAGGATTCGGTTTGCTGACTGCCGCATTAGCGCGCATACCAATCGGGTCTTCGTCGAAGACGGTCACATGGAATGCGTTTCGCTCGAACTCGACAAGAAGGCTACGCCCGATGACGTCGCAGATGTGCTCGCCCGGTTCAGCTCGCTGCCTCAAGAGTTGAAGCTGCCTTCCGCGCCTGAACGCCCGGTGATCGTTACTGATGAGAAGGACCGCCCGCAGCCGCGTTTCGATCGCGACGCCGGAAACGGCATGAGCGCCGTGGTCGGCCGTATTCGCGAATGCCCGGTGTTTGACATTCGGTTAGTCGTTCTCTCGCACAACACGATTCGCGGAGCGGCGGGAGCTGCAATCCTCAATGCCGAGTTGATGAAGGCGAAGGGACTCTTAGAATAA
- a CDS encoding M20/M25/M40 family metallo-hydrolase produces the protein MNVFELTGRLISIPSISGSEKAVALFLADHLSAIGFQVSLQDAEADRPNVYARRGQPDVVLSTHTDTVPPYVELNEDDDFIYGRGACDAKGIIAAMIKAGEALIDAQVTDFGLLFVVGEEAGSPGARAANAIPNHSRYLINGEPTESKLALGSKGALRAVLKASGRAAHSAYPEMGESAIEKLLDVLDDLRRLELPRDKTLGATTMNIGMIKGGVAGNVVPPEAEAELMFRVVASTDSLKQVVRDTVAARVEVQYTFACDPVFTERLDGFETAVVAFTTDIPLLTNWGKPLLFGPGSILDAHTPHEKISKRELLGAVEAYKQMVLRLKADG, from the coding sequence GCGATTGGATTTCAGGTTAGTTTGCAGGACGCTGAGGCCGACAGACCAAATGTCTACGCCCGGCGAGGCCAGCCTGACGTCGTGCTCTCGACTCACACCGATACCGTTCCGCCTTACGTCGAGTTGAATGAAGATGACGACTTCATCTACGGCCGAGGAGCTTGCGATGCAAAAGGCATCATCGCGGCAATGATCAAAGCCGGCGAAGCATTGATCGACGCGCAGGTGACTGACTTTGGTCTGCTCTTCGTCGTCGGCGAAGAAGCCGGCAGCCCGGGCGCGCGCGCCGCCAACGCGATTCCCAACCATTCGCGATACCTGATCAACGGCGAGCCGACGGAGTCAAAGCTGGCGCTCGGCTCGAAAGGCGCTTTGCGAGCCGTTCTAAAGGCAAGCGGCCGCGCGGCTCATTCGGCTTATCCCGAGATGGGCGAGTCGGCGATCGAGAAGCTGCTCGATGTGCTCGACGACCTTCGGCGACTTGAGCTTCCGCGTGACAAGACGCTCGGTGCTACTACGATGAACATCGGAATGATCAAAGGCGGCGTCGCGGGCAACGTCGTCCCGCCCGAAGCAGAAGCCGAGTTGATGTTCCGCGTGGTCGCCAGCACGGACTCGCTCAAGCAGGTTGTTCGAGACACCGTGGCCGCGCGCGTTGAAGTCCAGTACACGTTCGCGTGCGACCCGGTTTTCACAGAGCGGCTGGACGGTTTTGAGACGGCGGTCGTCGCATTCACGACGGATATCCCACTGCTGACGAACTGGGGCAAGCCGTTGCTGTTCGGCCCAGGATCGATACTCGATGCACACACACCCCACGAAAAAATCTCGAAGAGGGAACTCCTGGGGGCCGTCGAGGCTTACAAACAAATGGTGCTGCGATTGAAAGCCGACGGTTGA